A stretch of Flavobacterium sp. N1994 DNA encodes these proteins:
- a CDS encoding GEVED domain-containing protein, whose translation MKKKLLSQFVKNTFETSYSFCKYLLVLMVLLSSLSTLHAQNLAANYTVTQTAISPIYAALGATKIPIIDLNPNPWDDNVSAAVSLLAASNTNLGGIDFAFKFNNVTQTSFYASSNGFITFGSAPTTTNYTPLNTTEGSGGAIAAYATNLSVSSYSASNTVSYFVSGTAPNRIMQIEWRGFRRISSDNSQMNMQIWLYETTNVVQLRYLTQGAKFNVDAYGQIGLRGAEGSVGNMTNASALFWDGITPASIPWPTSPSTMGTATSRTDKVYTAASGSANTIPAACNRMFTWTPVVVSCSAPTVSVSNVLINTATATLSGSTNYEYVISNSATAPSGSGIALTAPGTTFNITGLTPSTSNYYFWLRSDCGGGSFSSWASAGPFATLCAGLTVPYSQNFSSAANTFIPTCTARQVFSGNLWGVSNPADAASGYATPHLMYIQSGVANADSWFYTEGISLTAGQTYRLSYNYGGTDGSTIINKMDVKYGLAPNSTSMLLPLDSHPNIKGIGSSNIVLFTAPSTKVYYFGFRAYSALAMGRIYLDDISITTSDCVRPTSVSANSITGTSASVTWGQVASPPLPATPGYSYYVTSAAVSAGSFAIGTSYQIAFVGSTDFTTVGATTSAVVTASVSGTTMNVTAVTSGTLAIGQAIWCTGISPGTVITGFGTGSGGTGTYTVSISQTLGSQSFKAFTLGTAFTATAAGTGSGVANISASVPIVTAGGFVVGTQYEIVSLGTTNFTLIGASSNTVGTYFVATGAGTGTGTASTVLSNGTAPSATLAGGINGVNLTGLAPNTTYYFWVRSSCGGGDSSLWSQYFSFTTLNTAGYCTPTGNSASSYLSNFATSGGLTNISNSTGYASPSGYANYTSQSVTQVAGSSFNFSTLIAGPTVGVAIWIDWNNDNVFNNAAYPAGERMYNTAAYVSTASGSITVPVGTAIGNYRIRVCIDYWATSPNPCSFTNNGVRRGEVEDYNLYVSAPPAPLTLSASTSTQCISANSPLITLTAGASSYDTFAWTPAAGVTGDQTTGWIFNNATTTTYTLNAIKTSPFSVNSATFTYVASPPPSAVIITPASPTVCQTGSAVLLTASGGTVSNSVALSENFETGATSWTITNASGASNPVTTSPAPQPLWTIKPNNYSRPPQFNSNDNSQFIISDSDAQGSGTNTSVVLESPVFTLLNYTSANLSFWHYYRTWTPSTALVEISTNGGGSYTTLQSYTTVTQGTSTAFVNVNINLSAYLGQTNLKIRFKYDASWGYYWAIDNVVVSGNKSAQIVWTPNGAGSELYTDINHTIQYSGAVSSTVYTFASSNRTYTATSGSSGTCTTNQTVNVTYVPLAVGTASGTQTICGGLPSDLTLAGYSGTIQWRSSTDNVTFTDIVGATSATLTSAQMGSLAVTTYYLARVSNGVCFKDSNVITVTVSKVTWFSGAWSNGTGPDATTSAEFKSNYTSSINGGPTGNLSACSVSIINGANVLFDKGTLSVENTVAVTSGTLTFDDSTNRDVALYQRNNVTNAVGFYNGGNTGNISFKKTSSPLFKFDYTYWSTPVNPQNLLAVSPDSPVGLFLDYTTAWHYISSPGTTTMDVGKGYIIRAPVTYNLYPGTPLNYQAPFAGVPNNGNISVPIIGGAGQFNFIGNPYPSSLFANDFINANSNISGTLYFWTHNTPINASGQYALTGDYSSYNLSGGTASTNNGAGNITQPNGYISSGQGFFVKGLLTSPAVFTNAMRRASGNDNFYRTSSNTTLQSDLEKHRYWLNISNTEGAFKQALVAYVETATLGFDRLFDGDLVELSNVISLYTKVDQSKLSIQGRPLPFQVSDLVPLCYKSTIASTYTITMSQFDGLFTEQHVYLEDKVLHVIHDLREGPYSFATEIGTFEDRFVLRYTTQALGTSTPIFNEQSVVVYKNAQGLFINTGNAIMKAVTIYDIRGRILAAQKGVGSNNTVFTTLPNTQEVLLVRIEGENGGIITKKIVY comes from the coding sequence ATGAAAAAAAAATTACTATCCCAATTCGTAAAGAATACATTTGAAACTTCCTATTCGTTTTGTAAGTATTTATTAGTTTTGATGGTGCTTTTGTCTTCTTTGAGTACACTACATGCTCAAAATTTAGCTGCAAACTATACCGTAACACAAACTGCTATTTCTCCGATTTATGCTGCTTTAGGAGCCACTAAAATTCCGATTATTGATTTGAATCCCAATCCTTGGGACGATAACGTATCTGCTGCCGTTAGTTTACTTGCTGCTTCTAATACTAATTTGGGGGGAATTGATTTTGCATTTAAATTTAACAATGTCACTCAGACTTCTTTTTATGCTTCCTCTAATGGATTTATCACTTTTGGTTCGGCACCAACTACAACTAACTATACTCCCTTAAATACTACTGAAGGTTCAGGAGGTGCTATTGCTGCATATGCCACTAATTTGAGTGTGTCTTCTTATTCAGCCAGTAATACAGTTTCTTATTTTGTTTCCGGAACTGCACCAAATAGAATAATGCAAATAGAATGGAGAGGATTTAGACGTATCTCTTCAGATAATAGTCAAATGAATATGCAAATTTGGTTGTATGAAACGACCAATGTAGTTCAGTTGCGTTATTTGACACAGGGTGCTAAATTTAATGTTGATGCTTATGGTCAGATTGGATTGCGTGGTGCAGAGGGTTCTGTAGGAAACATGACTAATGCGAGTGCTTTGTTTTGGGATGGTATTACTCCAGCGAGTATTCCATGGCCAACTTCGCCATCTACTATGGGTACAGCTACTTCTAGAACTGACAAAGTTTATACAGCTGCTTCAGGATCGGCAAATACTATACCGGCAGCTTGTAATAGGATGTTTACTTGGACACCAGTAGTAGTTTCATGTTCGGCACCTACAGTTTCGGTTTCTAACGTTTTGATTAATACAGCGACTGCTACTTTAAGTGGTTCTACCAATTATGAATATGTTATATCCAACTCGGCTACTGCTCCTTCTGGTTCAGGTATAGCCCTTACTGCTCCGGGTACTACTTTTAATATTACAGGATTAACTCCTAGTACTTCTAACTATTATTTTTGGCTTCGATCGGATTGTGGAGGAGGATCTTTTAGTAGTTGGGCATCAGCGGGACCTTTTGCAACATTGTGTGCTGGTTTGACTGTTCCTTATTCACAAAATTTTTCTAGTGCTGCTAATACTTTTATTCCAACTTGTACGGCTAGGCAAGTTTTTAGTGGTAATCTTTGGGGGGTTTCTAATCCGGCAGATGCCGCTTCAGGTTATGCTACTCCACATTTAATGTACATACAAAGTGGTGTTGCTAATGCCGATAGTTGGTTTTATACCGAAGGTATCTCTTTAACAGCGGGACAAACTTACAGATTATCTTATAATTATGGAGGAACTGATGGTTCTACTATTATAAATAAGATGGATGTTAAGTATGGCTTGGCACCTAATTCTACTAGTATGTTATTGCCTTTGGACAGTCATCCTAATATAAAAGGTATAGGGAGTTCTAACATAGTGCTTTTCACAGCACCTTCAACAAAAGTTTATTATTTTGGTTTCAGAGCTTATTCAGCATTAGCTATGGGAAGGATTTATTTAGATGACATTTCTATTACTACTTCTGATTGTGTTAGACCTACTTCGGTTTCTGCTAATTCAATTACAGGAACTTCAGCTTCAGTGACATGGGGGCAAGTGGCTTCACCACCATTACCTGCTACACCAGGATACTCTTATTATGTTACTTCAGCTGCTGTAAGCGCAGGCTCATTTGCTATTGGAACATCCTATCAAATTGCATTTGTAGGATCTACTGATTTTACTACAGTAGGTGCAACGACAAGTGCTGTTGTTACAGCATCTGTTAGTGGTACTACAATGAACGTTACCGCAGTTACAAGTGGTACTTTAGCCATTGGACAAGCTATTTGGTGTACTGGTATATCCCCAGGAACTGTTATTACAGGTTTTGGTACAGGTAGTGGTGGTACAGGAACTTATACTGTTAGTATTTCTCAAACTCTTGGGTCACAAAGTTTCAAGGCTTTTACTCTAGGTACTGCTTTTACAGCAACTGCTGCAGGAACTGGTAGTGGAGTGGCTAACATTTCAGCTTCAGTTCCGATTGTAACTGCTGGTGGTTTTGTGGTGGGTACTCAATATGAAATTGTTTCTTTAGGTACCACTAACTTTACGTTGATAGGGGCAAGTAGTAATACAGTAGGTACTTATTTTGTTGCTACTGGTGCTGGTACTGGAACAGGAACTGCTTCTACTGTTTTATCTAATGGGACTGCCCCTTCGGCTACGCTTGCTGGTGGTATTAATGGAGTTAATTTAACTGGTTTAGCACCTAATACTACATACTATTTTTGGGTCAGAAGTTCATGTGGTGGTGGTGATTCCAGTTTATGGAGTCAATATTTTTCATTTACCACTTTAAATACAGCTGGATATTGTACGCCGACAGGAAATTCAGCCTCTAGTTATCTTTCTAATTTTGCTACTTCAGGTGGTCTAACTAATATTAGTAATTCTACAGGTTATGCATCTCCATCAGGTTATGCTAATTACACCAGCCAGTCAGTAACACAAGTAGCTGGTAGTAGTTTTAATTTCAGTACTTTAATAGCAGGGCCAACAGTTGGAGTTGCTATTTGGATTGATTGGAATAATGATAATGTGTTCAATAATGCCGCTTACCCTGCTGGAGAGCGAATGTACAATACTGCTGCCTATGTATCAACAGCTTCTGGTAGTATTACAGTGCCAGTAGGTACTGCTATAGGTAATTATAGAATTAGAGTTTGTATTGATTATTGGGCTACTAGTCCAAATCCATGTTCGTTTACCAATAATGGAGTTCGTAGAGGAGAAGTAGAAGATTATAATTTGTATGTTTCTGCACCACCAGCTCCTTTAACATTGTCTGCATCAACTAGTACGCAATGTATTAGTGCTAATTCTCCTTTGATTACTTTGACAGCAGGTGCTTCAAGTTATGATACTTTTGCATGGACGCCAGCTGCAGGTGTTACTGGGGATCAGACGACGGGTTGGATTTTTAATAATGCAACAACAACTACTTATACTTTAAATGCTATTAAAACTAGTCCTTTTTCTGTAAATAGTGCTACTTTTACCTATGTAGCATCACCACCACCATCAGCAGTTATTATTACTCCGGCTAGTCCAACAGTTTGTCAGACAGGATCAGCCGTTTTGCTTACGGCTTCTGGGGGAACAGTTTCAAATAGTGTTGCTCTTTCTGAAAACTTTGAAACTGGGGCTACTTCATGGACAATAACTAACGCCTCTGGAGCATCTAATCCAGTTACAACAAGTCCAGCTCCACAACCTTTATGGACTATTAAACCTAATAATTATAGTAGACCACCGCAGTTTAACAGTAATGATAACTCTCAATTTATAATTTCTGATTCTGATGCTCAGGGATCTGGGACTAATACAAGTGTTGTTTTAGAGTCACCAGTTTTTACTTTATTGAATTACACTTCAGCTAATTTGAGTTTTTGGCATTATTATAGAACTTGGACACCATCTACTGCTTTGGTAGAAATATCTACTAATGGAGGAGGTAGTTATACTACTTTACAAAGTTACACTACCGTTACTCAGGGTACTTCAACTGCTTTTGTGAATGTAAATATAAACTTGAGTGCTTATTTAGGACAAACTAATTTGAAAATACGTTTTAAATATGATGCTAGTTGGGGCTATTACTGGGCTATCGATAATGTTGTTGTTAGTGGGAATAAATCAGCTCAAATTGTTTGGACTCCAAACGGTGCAGGTTCTGAATTATATACCGACATAAATCATACAATCCAATATTCTGGTGCTGTCTCATCCACAGTTTATACCTTTGCTAGTAGCAACAGGACCTATACTGCTACATCAGGAAGTTCGGGAACTTGTACTACCAATCAAACGGTAAATGTAACTTATGTGCCATTGGCAGTTGGAACTGCCTCAGGGACACAAACAATTTGTGGTGGGTTACCTTCTGATTTGACATTGGCTGGTTATTCTGGTACTATTCAATGGCGTTCCTCAACAGATAATGTCACTTTTACGGATATTGTGGGAGCTACTTCGGCCACTTTGACTTCTGCTCAAATGGGAAGCTTAGCTGTAACTACTTATTATTTAGCAAGAGTTAGTAATGGAGTTTGTTTTAAAGATTCTAATGTTATTACTGTTACTGTTTCAAAAGTCACTTGGTTCTCTGGTGCTTGGTCAAATGGAACGGGTCCGGATGCCACTACTTCAGCAGAGTTCAAGAGTAATTATACTTCTTCAATTAACGGAGGTCCTACAGGAAATTTATCTGCTTGTAGTGTTTCTATAATTAATGGTGCTAATGTTCTTTTTGACAAAGGTACTTTGAGTGTTGAAAATACTGTTGCTGTTACTTCAGGAACTCTAACTTTTGATGATTCTACTAATCGAGATGTTGCTTTGTATCAACGCAATAATGTTACTAATGCCGTAGGTTTTTATAATGGAGGTAATACAGGAAATATAAGCTTCAAGAAAACTTCTTCTCCATTGTTTAAGTTTGATTACACTTATTGGTCTACTCCTGTGAATCCTCAAAATTTATTAGCAGTATCTCCTGATTCACCTGTTGGTTTATTTTTAGATTATACTACAGCATGGCATTACATATCAAGTCCAGGGACAACAACCATGGATGTAGGGAAAGGTTATATTATAAGAGCCCCCGTTACTTACAATTTGTATCCAGGTACGCCATTAAATTATCAAGCGCCTTTTGCAGGGGTTCCTAATAATGGAAATATTTCAGTTCCTATTATTGGAGGAGCTGGGCAATTCAATTTTATTGGAAACCCATATCCAAGCTCTTTATTTGCTAATGATTTTATTAATGCAAATTCTAATATTAGTGGGACTTTATATTTCTGGACACACAATACACCAATTAATGCCAGTGGTCAATATGCTCTTACTGGGGACTATTCTTCCTATAACTTATCAGGAGGAACAGCTTCTACGAACAATGGTGCTGGTAATATCACTCAGCCAAATGGTTATATATCTTCTGGACAAGGGTTTTTTGTAAAAGGATTATTGACTAGTCCTGCCGTATTTACTAATGCTATGCGAAGAGCTAGTGGTAATGATAATTTTTATAGAACTTCTTCAAATACCACTCTTCAAAGTGATTTAGAAAAACATCGTTATTGGTTGAATATTAGCAATACAGAAGGAGCATTTAAACAAGCCTTAGTTGCTTATGTTGAAACGGCTACATTAGGTTTTGACCGATTATTTGATGGAGATTTGGTTGAATTAAGTAATGTTATTTCGCTTTACACTAAAGTTGATCAAAGTAAATTGAGTATTCAAGGAAGACCATTACCTTTCCAAGTTTCTGATTTGGTACCTTTGTGTTATAAATCAACTATTGCTAGTACTTATACTATTACCATGTCACAATTTGATGGTTTGTTTACTGAGCAACATGTTTATTTGGAAGATAAAGTACTTCATGTAATACACGATTTACGAGAAGGTCCTTACTCATTTGCTACTGAAATAGGTACTTTTGAGGATCGATTTGTATTACGTTATACTACTCAAGCTTTAGGAACTAGTACTCCTATATTCAATGAACAAAGTGTAGTGGTTTATAAAAATGCACAAGGTTTATTTATCAATACAGGTAATGCCATTATGAAGGCTGTCACTATATATGATATACGAGGAAGAATACTTGCTGCTCAAAAAGGAGTAGGAAGTAACAACACCGTATTTACTACTTTACCAAATACCCAAGAAGTCTTACTAGTAAGAATTGAAGGTGAAAATGGAGGTATTATTACTAAGAAAATAGTATATTAA